The nucleotide window GCGACGACGCCTCTTGGTTCGCGGACGACACCATTCCCGGCGGCACCTACGGCGGGATCGACGAGGACATCAACACCGTCTCGGTCCAGGCGATGATCGCGACCCGGGCGGAGTACTCGGCGGACATCGTCGAGGGCGTCACCGCGGCCATCTTCGACAACCTCGGGGAGCTATCGATCAAGACGGACTTCATCACGGTCGACTCCGCGCAGGACGGGATGTCCATCGAACTCCACGAGGGCGCGGCGCGCTACTTCGAGTAGACGCGTGATTCCCGGGTTCCGAGGTGCGCTGCGCGCGACCGCCGGTCGGCGGCGTATCGCCGCCGCCGCCCTCGTGGGCCTCCTCGTCGTCGCAGTCGTCGCCGCGACCGTCGGCGGTGTCCCCGGCGGCGACAGCGGTGCGGACCGCACGCTTGTCGTGACCTACGAGAACGGCACGGAACTCGCTGTCGCGCCGGTCGACGACGACACGGAAATCGTGATCGAGTACACCCACAGCGTCGAGAAGACGCTGGTCAGAGACGTGTACGTGGCCACCAACGACGGACTCCGGATGACGCGAATGGAGTTCAGCTCGTTCGGCGCGGGCCTGCCGTCGCGCGCCGACGTCACCGAGCGCGACGGCCGATACGTATATTACCCCCCACCGACAGAGTATCGCACGCTTCACCTGAAAACGGGGCTCGTCGCCGATCACGACCTGATCGTCGGCGACCGGCGCTACGACATCGCGGGACTGAGCGAGGGCGGCGCGGTCGAGCTCACCGTCGAGCGCCGCGGGCTGTTCGGGCTGTGACGCGGTCGCCAGTGACGCCGGAGGATGATACACCTGTGACGTCGAACACATCTACCGACATCGAACCGGAGGAGGACCCGAGCGAGGTAGCCGAAGAGGTCTTCGAGGAGATAGACAACCGACGATCGCTGTCGGGAGCCGCCGTCGTCGCGGTCGCCGCCGTCGGGATAACCTTCTCGGCGTTCCAGCTCTGGCTCGGCGCCCGCGGGTTCGTCTTCGACTTCGGGATCCCCGGGTACGGGACGATCGACTTGGGCTCGCTCTCCTCGCTTCAGATCCGCGCGATCCACGTCAACTTCGCGCTCGTGCTGGCGTTCCTGCTGTTTCCGGGGTCGAACGGCAGCGGCCTCCTGACCGGTCTCGTCGACCGCGCGGCTCGTGCGGTTTCCGACCGCGCGGGCGACTCGCCCGTTTCGACCGTGGTCTCGGGCGTCCGAGACGCGCTCTGGTGGGTCTTCGTCGACGAGGAGAGCAGTCGAATCACGCCCTCGGACCTTGTCTTGATCCTCTTTTCGACGTTCCCGACGCTCTACTACGTCACGCGGTACAGCGAGATCACGGACGTCATCCGGGTTCGCGGGCTGGGCGGGGCGGGCGGCCTCTCCGAGGTGTACCCGTGGCTCGCCCCGCTGGAGGTCGGACCGCTCGCGGAGTACACGCTCGCGTACCTGATGGGCGTACTCGCGATCCTCCTCGTGCTGGAGGCGACTCGACGGGCGCTCGGACTCCTCCTGACGCTGCTCGTGAGCCTCTTCCTGCTGTACGCGAAGTACGGCTACCTCCTCCCCCGAGACCTCCCCGTCGCCCGGACGTTCGCCACCTCGCAGCTCCGCTGGAACCAGATTGTCCAGAACCTCTGGTACACCGTCGAAGGTATCCTCGGCGTCCCGGTGGGCGTGTCGGTGCGGTTCATCTACATCTTCATCCTCTTCGGGGCGTTTCTGGAGATGTCCGGAGCCGGCAAGTGGTTCATCGACCTAGCGTACTCTATCACGGGCACGCGGAAGGGCGGCCCAGCGAAGGCGAGCGTCGTCGCGTCCGGGTTCATGGGGATGCTCTCCGGCTCCTCGGTCGCGAACACGGTGACGACCGGAGCGCTGACGATCCCGCTGATGAAACGCTCCGGCTACTCGCCGGAGTTCTCCGGCGCGGTCGAGTCGTCCGTCTCCTCCGGCGGCCAGATCCTCCCGCCGGTGATGGGCGCGGCGGCGTTCCTCATCGTCGAGTACACCGGCACGCCGTTCCGCGAGGTCGTGATCGCCGCGACGCTGCCCGCCATCGCCTTCTTCTTCGGGATGTGGGTGATGGTCCACTTCGAGGCGGCCAAACACGACATCGGCGGGCTCGCTCGCTCCGAACTGCTCGACCTCGGTCCGCACATGCGCCGCGGGTGGTTCTACCTCGTTCCGCTGGGGCTGCTCCTGTACTACCTCGTGATCGCCCGGCTGTCGGTCGGTCGCGCGGGCTGGCTCACGATCGCCGCGACGATCGGGCTGATCGCCTTGGTCGCCGCGTACAACAGACGGCTCGGTCCCTACCTCGTGGGCACGTTCGCCGCCGTCTACGCGCTGTTCGCGGGCTCGCTGTTCGCGCTCGGTACCACGCCGGTCGGGCTGTTGTACGGCGCTGAGACCGCCGATTTCGGGCTCGTCGCCGCGTTCGGTGAGGCCGCGTCGTCGCTGCCGACGATCGCGACCGTCGTGGGCGTCGCGTTCCTGCTGGCGGACCCGAGCGGCGACGCCCCTCTGCTGGAGTTGGACGACTCGGTCGAGAACTCGATCGACTGGGTCGACGAGCGACTCGGCACCGGGATCGGCGGTACCCGGGTCGGACGGTTCGGGTCGTTCGTGGTGAAGGCGATGGACTCGGGGGCGCGGACCGCGACCCTCGTCGTCGTCGCCGTCGCGGCCGCCGGGATCATCCCCGGCGTCATCGGGATCACCGGGCTCGGGGGGAGCCTGCGCGCGCTCATCTTGGAGGTCAGCGGCGGGTCGCTCGTCCTCCTGTTGATCCTCGCCGGGATCGCGGCCGTGATCGTCGGGATGGGGATGCCGACGACGGTGATGTACATCATCATCGTCGTGCTGCTCGGTCCCGTTCTCCCGGACTTCGGGATCGCCATCCTCGCGGTCCACCTGTTCGTGCTGTACCTCGGATTGATGGCCGACGTGACGCCGCCGGTGATGGTCGCCGCGTACGCCGCCGCCGGTATCGCGAAATCGGATCCCTTCGAGACCGGCAAGCAGGCGTTCCTGCTGTCGCTCAACAAGATCCTCGTCCCGTTTGCGTTCGTGTTCTCGCCGGGGATCCTCCTGCTCCGGACGCGGGACGGCGAGGGATCGATCCTGACCGGCACCGACGTCGCCGACCTCGGCTTCTTCGTCCCCGAGGTCGCGGTTCCGATCGTCGCGACGTTCGCCGGCGTGTACGGGCTCGGCGTCGCCATCATCGGCTACTACCACACCGACGTCCGGCGGGGCTCTCGCGCCGCGCTCGTCGCCGCCGCCGTCCTGCTATCGATCCCCGGAATGGTGCTGCTACCGGCGTCGGCGGCGCTCGGTCTCGTCGGCGTCGACGCGTCGCTGTACACGGTGTCGAACGACGTGATCGCCCGCGGCGCCGGTGCCGTGATGCTCGCCGTCGGGCTGATTCGGAACCGCCGCCGCGCCGGAGAGAGGGGCACCTCGACCGGGACCGCTTCGGGCGTCACCGCGACCGACGCCGGCGATGCCGCGGTCGAGTCGTAACGAGCAGAAGTAACTGCGCGTCGCGGCCGGGGGCGGGTCGTTACCGTCGCGTGTCGCGGGCGCTATTGCGGGGGACAGAGAGAGCGCACTCGTTAAGTGTCGTGCCGCGGAATTCCCTCTAATGAGTAGTGGGGCATCCGGATCCGCGCGGACCCGGTACGCCATCCTCGGCTGTGGGAGCGTCGGTCACGCCGTCGCGGAGGAACTGACCGAGCGCGGGAAGGACGTCCTCATCCTCGACCGCGACGAGAGCCGGGTCGAAGCGCTCCGCGATCAGGATCTCAACGCGCGCGTCCAGGACATCGCCGACGCCGACGTCGTCGACGAGATCGGGGACCGCGACATCGTATTGATCCTCGCGAGCGACGTGGAGGCGAACAAGGCGGCCGTCTCGGCGGTCAGGGAGACCGGCGGGGACCACTACGTCGTCGTCCGCGCCTCCGACCCCGTCAGCGAGGACGAACTGCGCGAGCGCGGCGCGGACGTCGTCATCAATCCCTCGACGGTGATCGCGGACAGCGCGCTCCAGTCGCTGGAGACGGGCGAGCTGGAGTACATGGCCCGTCAGCTCGCGGAGATCATCGAGGAGGGCGGCGATCGGATGGCGATCCTCACGCACGACAACCCGGAACCCGACTCGATCGCGTCCGCGACCGCGCTTCAGGCGATCGCCGAGGCGTTCGGCGTCGACGCCGACATCGTCTACTCCGGCGACGTCGGCCACCAGGAGAACCGGGCGTTCGTCAACCTGCTCGGGATCGACCTGCTGGCGCGGGCCGACGCCCCGGACCTGTCGGAGTACGGGACGGTCGCGGCCGTCGACCTCGCGAAGTCGGCCGACGACGGCTTCGACTTCGATGCCGAGATCGACATCTACCTCGACCACTTGGAGGCGGAGGTGCCGTTCGACGCCCGGTTCGTCGACGTGCGGACCAACGTCTCCTCGACGTCGACGATCCTCACGAAGTACCTCCAAGAGTTCGACCAGTCGCCCTCGGAGGCGGTCGCGACCGCGCTGCTGTACGGGATTCGCGCCGAGACGCTCGACTTCAAGCGGGACACGACGCCCGCGGACCTGACGGCGGCCGCCTACCTCCACCCGTTCGCGAACCACGACACGCTCGAGCAGGTGGAGTCTCCGTCGATGAGCCCGGAGACGCTGGACGTGCTCGCGGAGGCGATCCAGAACCGCGAGGTTCAGGGGAGCCACCTCTTTTCGACGGCGGGGTTCATCCGCGACCGCGAGGCGCTCGCGCAGGCCGCCCAACACCTCCTCAACTTGGAGGGGATCACGACCACCGCGGTGCTGGGCATCGCCGACGACAACATCTATCTCGCCGCGCGCTCGAAGGACATCCGGCTGAACATCGGCAACGTTCTCGACGAGGCGTTCTCCGAGATGGGCGACGCCGCCGGCCACTCGACGCAGGGGTCGCTCGAAATCCCGCTCGGCATCTTCACCGGTATCGAGGCGAGCGGCGAGAACCGCGACACGCTCCTCCACCTCACCGAGGAGGCGGTCCGCCGGAAGCTGTTCGACGCGCTCGGCGTCGAGGGCGGGAGCGGCGACGGGTCGAACGGGTCCTGAAGCCCGTCGACCGCGGCGTCTCGGCGGGGTCGTTTTCCGGCTCGGGAGCGTAGGACCGTTCGCGACGCCACATGTACGTCCCCGACGATCCGCCGGCGAACTGTCCCGCGTGCGGCGATCCGTACGACTCCGTCTCGCGCCACGCGGACGGGTTCGTGGCAAACCTCTTGGACAACGACCGCTACCAGCGGGTGTGTTTCACGCCCGTGAGCGACGCGGGCGGCCCCGCGCTAGACTGTTACCACCACACACACGAACAGGCGGGTACCGACTGAGAGGACGCCGACGGGCCGCAGGGGGACCACTCGGGGGGACCGTCCCGCTCAGAAGCCGTCGCTCTCGGTGATCGAGGTGTACGACCCGATCAGCGCGCCGGAGAGGTCGACGCCTTCGAGCGTGGCCCCCGTGTCGATCACGGAGTTACGGATCTCGGAGTCGGTGATCGTCGCGTCCTCGAAGACGATGGTGCGGTCGAGCGTCGAGTCGGTCACCGTCGCGCCCGACATGACGTGGACGACGTCGCCGAGGTCGCTGCCCTCGACGGTCGCGTCGTCGGCGACGAGCGTCCCGCCGTCGAGCGCGTACTCGACCGCGTCGAGGTAGCTCTCCGCGGTGCCGATGTCGAACCACGCGCCGTCGAAGGTGTACGCGTGGACCGCGCCGCGCTGCTGGAGCCACTGGAGGAACCAGCCCGGCTCGTCCGGGTTGTTGTCGTCTTCGAGGTACGTCGTGAGCTTCGGCAGCGTCTCGGCCGGGAAGGCGTAGCAGGCGATGGAGACGAGCGTCGACTGCGGGTCGTCGGGCTTCTCTTGGAAGTCGATCACCTCGTCGCCCTCCAGTTGGACGAGGCCGTACGACTTCGCGCGCTCGCGGTCGCCCACGTCGTAGGCGGCCAGCGTCGGCGTACCCTTGTCTTCGAAGAAGTCGGCGAAATCGCCCAGATCGAAGCTGATCATGTTGTCGCCGGCGACGACGATCAGGTCGTCCTCGACGTTCTCGCGCTCGACGAGCTGTTCGAGCGCGCCCACGACGCCGAACTTCTCGTCTTCCTCGACGGTCTCCTCGACAGAGAGCGTCGGCTTCTCGAAGGGACTGTCGTCGAGGTACTCCGCGAACGTGTCGGCGAAGCGCTCGTTCGTCGACACGAACACCTCGTCGATCCGATCGTCGGCCTCCAAGTCCTCGAATATCTCGTCGATGACGGTGTTTTCTCCGACGGGGAGGAACATCTTCGGCCGGTGTTCGGTGATCGGCCAGAGCCTGGTCGCGTAGCCACCCGCGAGTACGACTGCCTTCATACTCGCTCCCTCTCACCCCGGTGACATACCTCTTGCGCCCGACGGTCGGTCGAGCGTGCGCGACCGTCGGACGGAGCGACGATCGGACGGAGCGACGACCGGTGCGACTGCGACCGACGGCGGACCCCGGACGGTTTTACTCGCCGCGCTGCGAACGCTCACTCATGGAGACGACACGCCAGCGCATCGCCGACGCGCTCCGCGAGGAGCCGCGGACCGCGAGCGACCTCGCGGCGACGCTGTCGCTACCGACGCCGACCGTGTACGAACACCTCGAACACGTCTCGCGGTCGATCACGGAGGCCGACGGGGACGGCGGCGAAGAGTTCCTCGTCGCCCCGCCGACCTGCCGCGAGTGCGGGTTCGACGGGTTCGACGACCCCGTCAACGAGCCGTCGCGGTGTCCCGAGTGTAAGTGCGAGCGGATCGAAGAGCCGACGTTCGTGATCCGCTGACCCGCGGACCGCGTCTGCCGATCGTCGAGTCTACAGTTCGTCGAGCAGGGTCGCGGCCGCGTCGGCCGACGAGCCCGGGCCGCGCGCGGTGATCAGGTCGCCGTCGACCGTGACGCTCGTGTCGGCGTCGAGTTCGGCGTCGAACGCCGCGCCGGCGAGGACGACCTCGTCTTCGACCCAGTACGGAAGCTTCCGCCCGTCCGGCATCACGTCGCGGTCGTCGACGATGTCCTCTTCCCACTCGTTCGGGAACCCGGTGATCGAGCGCCCCTCGACGAGCGGTGTCCCGTCGGCTTCGCGCGTGAACGCGAGGATGCCGACCGCGTGACAGACGACGAGCGCCACGCTCTCCTCGCCCGCGACCGCGTCCAGCAGCAGCTGACGGGCGTGTCGGTCCTGGTTCACGTCCCAGACGGTGCCGTGGCCGCCGGGGAAGACGACGGCGTCGTGGCCGTCGGCCTCGACCGCGGCGATCGGTTCCGGATCGTTGAGTCCCGGGTGCTCCTCGTCGACCTCGCGGAGTTCGGCGACCCGCTCCTCACCGCCCGCGGCCTCCGGGTCGAGCGAGCGCTCGTCGACGACCGGCGGCGACCCGGACGGCGTCGCGACGGTCACGTCGACGCCCTCCGATTCGAGGGTCGTCAGCGGCTCGATACACTCCTCGGCCCAGTAGCCTTCCTCGCTTACCACGAACAGCGCACTTGTCATGTGTACCTCGCAATTCGCGACCTCCACGGAAAAGACGCCCGTGGCCGGCAGCGACGCGGGGCGGACGTGTGGTTTATAAATAGGAACGGTAGTGCGGTGGCGCGTGCCTGCGAGCGGTCGCCACCGGCGACCGCGAAGCAGCACCGCGCGAGGGAGTCGACCGGTCGGAGCAACGCGGAGACCGGTCGACGAGGCTGGGGAGGCGTGAGGTGCTGTGCGGTCGCGGTGTGGGGTGGGGCTCGAAGGGGCAGCCGCGAGGCGGGCGCAGGCGACGTAAGGACCGCAAGGAACGAGCGAAGCGAGTGACTGAGGACCGCCCCGAGCGTGCGGCGTCCTCGCGGCTGGGGCTTCGATAATCCTGATCCTGGTGCGATCAGTTCCGTCGTATCGATCCGAAAAAATATCGGAGACGCTCGTGTCTTACTCGTCGCCCTGGGCGTCGACGATCACGACCTCGCCGTCCTCGACGGTGACGTTGATCAGCGTCTTCACGTTGTAATCGGTGTCGTCCAGCTCGTTCGGGCCGGCCTTCTTGATCACGGCGACGACGTCGACGACCTCCGCGCCGACCTCGTCGGTGAGCGCGTCGAGGATGGCCTTCATCGTGCCGCCCGTCGAGAGCACGTCGTCTAAGACGA belongs to Halorubrum sp. DM2 and includes:
- a CDS encoding DUF1850 domain-containing protein; this encodes MIPGFRGALRATAGRRRIAAAALVGLLVVAVVAATVGGVPGGDSGADRTLVVTYENGTELAVAPVDDDTEIVIEYTHSVEKTLVRDVYVATNDGLRMTRMEFSSFGAGLPSRADVTERDGRYVYYPPPTEYRTLHLKTGLVADHDLIVGDRRYDIAGLSEGGAVELTVERRGLFGL
- a CDS encoding TRAP transporter fused permease subunit; its protein translation is MTSNTSTDIEPEEDPSEVAEEVFEEIDNRRSLSGAAVVAVAAVGITFSAFQLWLGARGFVFDFGIPGYGTIDLGSLSSLQIRAIHVNFALVLAFLLFPGSNGSGLLTGLVDRAARAVSDRAGDSPVSTVVSGVRDALWWVFVDEESSRITPSDLVLILFSTFPTLYYVTRYSEITDVIRVRGLGGAGGLSEVYPWLAPLEVGPLAEYTLAYLMGVLAILLVLEATRRALGLLLTLLVSLFLLYAKYGYLLPRDLPVARTFATSQLRWNQIVQNLWYTVEGILGVPVGVSVRFIYIFILFGAFLEMSGAGKWFIDLAYSITGTRKGGPAKASVVASGFMGMLSGSSVANTVTTGALTIPLMKRSGYSPEFSGAVESSVSSGGQILPPVMGAAAFLIVEYTGTPFREVVIAATLPAIAFFFGMWVMVHFEAAKHDIGGLARSELLDLGPHMRRGWFYLVPLGLLLYYLVIARLSVGRAGWLTIAATIGLIALVAAYNRRLGPYLVGTFAAVYALFAGSLFALGTTPVGLLYGAETADFGLVAAFGEAASSLPTIATVVGVAFLLADPSGDAPLLELDDSVENSIDWVDERLGTGIGGTRVGRFGSFVVKAMDSGARTATLVVVAVAAAGIIPGVIGITGLGGSLRALILEVSGGSLVLLLILAGIAAVIVGMGMPTTVMYIIIVVLLGPVLPDFGIAILAVHLFVLYLGLMADVTPPVMVAAYAAAGIAKSDPFETGKQAFLLSLNKILVPFAFVFSPGILLLRTRDGEGSILTGTDVADLGFFVPEVAVPIVATFAGVYGLGVAIIGYYHTDVRRGSRAALVAAAVLLSIPGMVLLPASAALGLVGVDASLYTVSNDVIARGAGAVMLAVGLIRNRRRAGERGTSTGTASGVTATDAGDAAVES
- a CDS encoding DHH family phosphoesterase — protein: MSSGASGSARTRYAILGCGSVGHAVAEELTERGKDVLILDRDESRVEALRDQDLNARVQDIADADVVDEIGDRDIVLILASDVEANKAAVSAVRETGGDHYVVVRASDPVSEDELRERGADVVINPSTVIADSALQSLETGELEYMARQLAEIIEEGGDRMAILTHDNPEPDSIASATALQAIAEAFGVDADIVYSGDVGHQENRAFVNLLGIDLLARADAPDLSEYGTVAAVDLAKSADDGFDFDAEIDIYLDHLEAEVPFDARFVDVRTNVSSTSTILTKYLQEFDQSPSEAVATALLYGIRAETLDFKRDTTPADLTAAAYLHPFANHDTLEQVESPSMSPETLDVLAEAIQNREVQGSHLFSTAGFIRDREALAQAAQHLLNLEGITTTAVLGIADDNIYLAARSKDIRLNIGNVLDEAFSEMGDAAGHSTQGSLEIPLGIFTGIEASGENRDTLLHLTEEAVRRKLFDALGVEGGSGDGSNGS
- a CDS encoding NDP-sugar synthase, producing MKAVVLAGGYATRLWPITEHRPKMFLPVGENTVIDEIFEDLEADDRIDEVFVSTNERFADTFAEYLDDSPFEKPTLSVEETVEEDEKFGVVGALEQLVERENVEDDLIVVAGDNMISFDLGDFADFFEDKGTPTLAAYDVGDRERAKSYGLVQLEGDEVIDFQEKPDDPQSTLVSIACYAFPAETLPKLTTYLEDDNNPDEPGWFLQWLQQRGAVHAYTFDGAWFDIGTAESYLDAVEYALDGGTLVADDATVEGSDLGDVVHVMSGATVTDSTLDRTIVFEDATITDSEIRNSVIDTGATLEGVDLSGALIGSYTSITESDGF
- a CDS encoding helix-turn-helix domain-containing protein, with the protein product METTRQRIADALREEPRTASDLAATLSLPTPTVYEHLEHVSRSITEADGDGGEEFLVAPPTCRECGFDGFDDPVNEPSRCPECKCERIEEPTFVIR
- a CDS encoding DJ-1/PfpI family protein: MTSALFVVSEEGYWAEECIEPLTTLESEGVDVTVATPSGSPPVVDERSLDPEAAGGEERVAELREVDEEHPGLNDPEPIAAVEADGHDAVVFPGGHGTVWDVNQDRHARQLLLDAVAGEESVALVVCHAVGILAFTREADGTPLVEGRSITGFPNEWEEDIVDDRDVMPDGRKLPYWVEDEVVLAGAAFDAELDADTSVTVDGDLITARGPGSSADAAATLLDEL